The following coding sequences are from one Rathayibacter sp. VKM Ac-2760 window:
- a CDS encoding NAD(P)-dependent oxidoreductase, whose translation MTGPRVAVLPRPKPIFTDAVEAGGGTVVGVEDAEALLWLSYGRTDELAAVLAEHPAVRWVQLPWAGVDVFAPVLRGTRREGLRWTSAKGAYAEPVAEHALALTLALLRSLPERARADSWGEKRARTLHRARVVVVGAGGIAVELLRLLSVFDAHVTVVRRSAVPLPGADRTVTAEQLGDAVADADVLVLAAAATDGTARLVDDVLLRRLPADAVLVNVARGTLVDTDALVAALAEGRLAGAALDVTDPEPLPDGHPLWREPRCLITPHSADTPEMTSPLLAERVRANVAAFAEGRDLLGVVDPALGY comes from the coding sequence ATGACGGGGCCGCGCGTCGCCGTCCTGCCGCGGCCGAAGCCGATCTTCACCGACGCCGTCGAGGCCGGCGGCGGAACCGTCGTCGGCGTCGAGGACGCGGAGGCGCTGCTCTGGCTCTCCTACGGCCGCACCGACGAGCTCGCCGCGGTCCTGGCCGAGCACCCGGCCGTGCGCTGGGTGCAGCTGCCCTGGGCCGGCGTCGACGTCTTCGCGCCGGTACTGCGCGGCACGCGTCGGGAGGGACTGCGCTGGACGAGCGCGAAGGGCGCCTACGCCGAGCCGGTCGCCGAGCACGCGCTCGCGCTGACCCTCGCGCTGCTGCGCTCACTGCCCGAGCGGGCCCGCGCCGACTCCTGGGGCGAGAAGCGCGCCAGGACCCTGCACCGCGCCCGGGTCGTCGTCGTCGGCGCGGGCGGCATCGCCGTCGAGCTCCTCCGCCTGCTGAGCGTCTTCGACGCGCACGTGACCGTGGTGCGCCGGAGCGCCGTGCCGCTGCCCGGCGCCGACCGCACCGTGACCGCGGAGCAGCTGGGCGACGCGGTCGCCGACGCCGACGTGCTCGTGCTCGCGGCCGCCGCGACCGACGGGACCGCCCGGCTGGTCGACGACGTTCTGCTCCGCCGGCTGCCCGCGGACGCCGTGCTGGTCAACGTCGCGCGGGGGACTCTCGTCGACACCGATGCGCTCGTCGCGGCGCTCGCGGAGGGCCGCCTCGCCGGCGCCGCCCTCGACGTCACCGACCCGGAGCCGCTGCCCGACGGGCATCCGCTCTGGCGCGAGCCGCGCTGCCTGATCACGCCGCACTCCGCCGACACCCCGGAGATGACCTCGCCGCTGCTCGCCGAGCGGGTGCGCGCCAACGTCGCCGCCTTCGCCGAGGGCCGCGATCTCCTCGGCGTCGTCGACCCGGCGCTGGGCTACTGA
- a CDS encoding ATP-binding cassette domain-containing protein, giving the protein MSRPAASAPIVVDDLSVEYPQRGISGRWTALRGVSLRVEPGEVLGILGGSGSGKSTLARVLGGEGLDGPAGAGARTRPVIIGGEATVSGHRLRGMPAREVKRFTFDVAHLAQDAGAVLRPELTVSELIAEPIFLRDRHYDPKSAAVRVATLLDSVHLPLFLLDRFPYELSSGQRQRVAIARALVLDPTVLIADEPTSGIDATVRESIVDLLTALRRREGFAAVVVSHDIDVLSRATDRIAVLVEGEVVAYGPLLEVLTESRHPYVRELGAAFAEYERFDAGRAARIAPAGEPG; this is encoded by the coding sequence GTGAGCCGGCCCGCCGCCTCCGCGCCCATCGTCGTCGACGACCTCAGCGTCGAGTATCCGCAGCGCGGGATCAGCGGGCGCTGGACCGCTCTGCGCGGGGTCAGCCTCCGCGTCGAGCCGGGCGAGGTGCTCGGCATCCTCGGCGGCAGCGGCTCGGGCAAGTCGACGCTGGCCCGCGTGCTCGGCGGCGAGGGCCTGGACGGTCCCGCGGGCGCCGGCGCGCGGACGCGGCCGGTGATCATCGGCGGCGAGGCGACCGTGTCCGGCCACCGCCTCCGCGGCATGCCGGCCCGCGAGGTCAAGCGCTTCACCTTCGACGTCGCGCACCTGGCGCAGGACGCCGGCGCCGTGCTGCGGCCGGAGCTGACCGTCTCGGAGCTGATCGCCGAGCCGATCTTCCTCCGCGACCGCCACTACGACCCGAAGAGCGCGGCGGTCCGGGTCGCGACGCTGCTCGACTCTGTGCACCTGCCGCTCTTCCTGCTCGACCGCTTCCCCTACGAGCTCTCCAGCGGCCAGCGGCAGCGCGTCGCGATCGCGCGCGCGCTCGTGCTCGACCCGACGGTGCTCATCGCCGACGAGCCGACCTCGGGCATCGACGCGACCGTCCGCGAGTCGATCGTCGATCTGCTGACCGCTCTGCGCCGGCGGGAGGGCTTCGCCGCGGTCGTCGTGAGCCACGACATCGACGTGCTCAGCCGGGCGACCGACCGCATCGCGGTGCTGGTCGAGGGCGAGGTGGTCGCCTACGGGCCGCTGCTCGAGGTGCTGACCGAGTCGCGGCACCCCTACGTCCGCGAGCTCGGCGCCGCCTTCGCCGAGTACGAGCGCTTCGACGCCGGCCGGGCCGCGCGGATCGCCCCGGCGGGGGAGCCGGGATGA
- a CDS encoding ABC transporter ATP-binding protein, which translates to MSVQRPSDSRPADAGSRPIVDIQDLEVAFASDRGAVRAVAGVSLRVERGEVLAIVGESGSGKTVTAKSILGLLPETATASGVILLSKKNGSSSTDVVSVPKGRLRELRGTDVAMVFQEPGTALNPVFTVGWQIAEGLRAHGSVSRKDARKRAIDVLRTVGIPEPEKRVDYYPHQFSGGQKQRVVIAMALVLDPGLIVADEPTTALDVTVQAEILDLLRRCRDDFGTSIVLITHNMGVVADLADRVAVMYQGELVEEAPVAELFASPKAEYTRTLLAAVPHVGQGVARAKERAIERAGAPAAETLVLAEDLRIQYPGRLGRPGFVAVDGVSFRIRAGEVLGLVGESGSGKTTIGRAIAGLTPVTGGSLRVLGKEMRGIRERAFRPVRGDIGFVFQDPASSFNPLLTIAECVAEPLIVHGRARDAGAARKRVDELLEAVQLPRSYGDRYPHELSGGQRQRASLARSLALEPKLLIADEPTSALDVSVQARVLELFAELQREFGFASLFISHDLAVVDLLADRIAVLYRGELVEEGTGEEVLSAPKHPYTQRLLASLPVPDPGEQAERRELLRSIVQAERKA; encoded by the coding sequence ATGAGCGTCCAGCGCCCCAGCGACAGCCGGCCCGCCGATGCGGGCTCCCGCCCGATCGTCGACATCCAGGACCTCGAGGTCGCCTTCGCCAGCGATCGCGGCGCGGTCCGCGCGGTGGCCGGCGTCAGCCTCCGCGTCGAGCGCGGCGAGGTGCTCGCCATCGTCGGCGAGTCCGGCAGCGGCAAGACCGTCACCGCCAAGTCGATCCTCGGGCTGCTGCCCGAGACCGCGACGGCCTCCGGCGTCATCCTGCTGTCGAAGAAGAACGGCTCCTCCTCGACCGACGTGGTGTCGGTGCCGAAGGGGCGCCTTCGCGAGCTCCGCGGCACCGACGTCGCGATGGTCTTCCAGGAGCCCGGCACCGCGCTGAACCCGGTCTTCACCGTCGGCTGGCAGATCGCGGAGGGGCTGCGCGCGCACGGCTCCGTCTCGCGCAAGGACGCCCGGAAGCGCGCCATCGACGTGCTGCGCACCGTCGGCATCCCGGAGCCGGAGAAGCGGGTGGACTACTACCCGCACCAGTTCTCCGGCGGCCAGAAGCAGCGCGTCGTCATCGCGATGGCGCTCGTCCTCGACCCCGGACTGATCGTCGCCGACGAGCCGACCACGGCCCTCGACGTGACGGTGCAGGCCGAGATCCTCGATCTGCTCCGCCGCTGCCGCGACGACTTCGGCACGTCGATCGTCCTGATCACCCACAACATGGGCGTCGTCGCCGACCTGGCCGATCGCGTCGCCGTGATGTACCAGGGCGAGCTGGTCGAGGAGGCGCCGGTCGCCGAGCTCTTCGCGTCGCCCAAGGCGGAGTACACCCGGACGCTGCTCGCCGCCGTCCCGCACGTGGGCCAGGGCGTCGCCCGGGCGAAGGAGCGCGCCATCGAGCGCGCCGGCGCCCCCGCGGCGGAGACGCTCGTCCTCGCCGAGGACCTGCGGATCCAGTACCCCGGCCGGCTCGGCCGCCCCGGCTTCGTGGCCGTCGACGGCGTCTCCTTCCGCATCCGTGCCGGGGAGGTGCTCGGCCTCGTCGGCGAGAGCGGCTCGGGCAAGACGACCATCGGCCGCGCGATCGCCGGGCTCACCCCGGTCACCGGCGGCTCGCTGCGCGTGCTGGGCAAGGAGATGCGCGGCATCCGCGAGCGCGCCTTCCGCCCCGTCCGCGGCGACATCGGCTTCGTCTTCCAGGACCCTGCCTCCAGCTTCAATCCGCTGCTCACGATCGCCGAGTGCGTCGCCGAGCCGCTGATCGTGCACGGCCGCGCCCGCGACGCCGGCGCCGCGCGGAAGCGGGTCGACGAGCTGCTGGAGGCGGTGCAGCTGCCGCGCTCCTACGGCGACCGCTACCCGCACGAGCTCTCCGGTGGCCAGCGCCAGCGCGCGAGCCTCGCCCGGTCGCTCGCGCTCGAGCCGAAGCTGCTGATCGCCGACGAGCCGACCTCGGCGCTCGACGTCTCGGTGCAGGCGCGGGTGCTCGAGCTGTTCGCCGAGCTGCAGCGCGAGTTCGGCTTCGCCTCGCTCTTCATCAGCCACGACCTCGCCGTGGTCGACCTCCTCGCCGACCGGATCGCCGTGCTCTACCGCGGCGAGCTGGTCGAGGAGGGGACGGGCGAGGAGGTGCTCTCCGCGCCGAAGCACCCGTACACCCAGCGGCTGCTCGCCTCGCTCCCCGTGCCCGATCCGGGGGAGCAGGCCGAGCGCCGCGAGCTCCTCCGCAGCATCGTGCAGGCGGAGCGGAAGGCGTGA
- a CDS encoding ABC transporter permease encodes MSTTTPARPRRRLADRLPVVRQLRQSVGLQRGMLVTGLVITGAFLLVAALAPLIAPYGYSQLRTGTESFGAQQPPSAEHLLGTTVGGYDVLSRVLWGAQTAFLVIVVAVVLSIFLGVFLGLVSGYLGGWLDRVLVVICDAIYAFPTLLLAIVMSIVISGGQSNLWSGIFAAAVSITVVYIPQYFRVIRAETVRIKGDAFVESAKVIGASTPRIMFKHVLRNATRTLPLIFTLNSSEAILTLAGLGFLGFGIEPTSAAEWGYDLNKALSDVTSGIWWTSVFPGLAIVLVVLGITLVGESLNDLADPRLRGRRAVAAGAGDVAATSVVPGGALPADGLETPGHDPVAGVEKTR; translated from the coding sequence ATGAGCACCACCACTCCGGCGCGACCGCGCCGCCGCCTCGCCGACCGGCTGCCGGTCGTCCGCCAGCTCCGGCAGAGCGTGGGCCTCCAGCGCGGGATGCTCGTGACCGGTCTCGTGATCACCGGCGCGTTCCTCCTCGTCGCGGCCCTCGCCCCGCTGATCGCCCCCTACGGCTACTCGCAGCTGCGCACCGGCACCGAGTCGTTCGGCGCGCAGCAGCCGCCGAGCGCGGAGCACCTGCTCGGCACCACCGTCGGCGGGTACGACGTCCTCTCCCGCGTGCTCTGGGGTGCGCAGACGGCGTTCCTGGTCATCGTCGTCGCCGTCGTCCTGTCGATCTTCCTCGGCGTCTTCCTCGGCCTCGTCTCCGGCTACCTCGGCGGCTGGCTCGACCGCGTGCTCGTCGTGATCTGCGACGCGATCTACGCCTTCCCGACCCTGCTGCTCGCGATCGTGATGTCGATCGTGATCTCCGGCGGGCAATCGAACCTCTGGTCGGGCATCTTCGCCGCCGCGGTCTCGATCACGGTCGTCTACATCCCGCAGTACTTCCGGGTGATCCGCGCCGAGACGGTGCGGATCAAGGGCGACGCCTTCGTCGAGTCGGCGAAGGTCATCGGCGCCTCGACCCCGCGGATCATGTTCAAGCACGTGCTGCGGAACGCCACCCGCACCCTGCCGCTGATCTTCACGCTCAACTCGTCCGAGGCGATCCTCACCCTCGCGGGCCTGGGCTTCCTCGGCTTCGGCATCGAGCCGACCTCGGCCGCCGAGTGGGGCTACGACCTCAACAAGGCGCTGTCCGACGTGACGAGCGGCATCTGGTGGACCTCGGTCTTCCCGGGTCTCGCGATCGTCCTCGTCGTGCTAGGCATCACGCTGGTGGGCGAGAGCCTGAACGACCTCGCCGACCCGCGCCTGCGCGGCCGGCGCGCGGTGGCCGCCGGTGCCGGCGATGTCGCCGCGACGTCCGTCGTGCCGGGCGGCGCACTGCCCGCCGACGGCCTGGAGACGCCGGGACACGATCCCGTCGCCGGAGTGGAGAAGACCCGATGA
- a CDS encoding ABC transporter permease — protein MTTATTAAATAPTRRPRGSGGGLGRYLLVRFLLIIPTVFILVTMVFLLMRSTGDPITAALGGRLTADQLAERVAAAGYDRPLIVQYLEYLGNLLRGDFGTTLSDNRPVTEVLVTYGAATVELAFYALIVAFLVGIPLGMLAAYHRDRTPDAVLRIFAILCYATPVFFAGLLLKLVFSVWLKWFPVAGRATTNTELSLQFLENKTGIYLIDAIQTGDPAAVADVLSHAVLPAVALGLLTAGIFLRLVRTNVIGTLGTDYVDAARSRGVSEFRLVRTHAYRPALIPIITVIGLQIALLLGGAVLTETTFEWKGLGFQLAEYLQARDFVAVQGIVALLAVIVALTNFIVDVIAALIDPRVRY, from the coding sequence GTGACGACAGCCACGACGGCTGCGGCGACGGCGCCCACCCGGCGACCGCGCGGCTCCGGAGGAGGACTCGGGCGCTACCTGCTCGTCCGCTTCCTGCTCATCATCCCGACCGTCTTCATCCTCGTGACGATGGTGTTCCTGCTCATGCGCTCGACGGGCGACCCGATCACCGCCGCCCTGGGCGGTCGGCTCACGGCCGACCAGCTGGCCGAGCGCGTCGCGGCCGCCGGCTACGACCGGCCGCTGATCGTGCAGTACCTCGAGTACCTCGGCAACCTGCTGCGCGGCGACTTCGGCACGACCCTGAGCGACAACCGCCCGGTCACCGAGGTGCTGGTCACCTACGGCGCCGCGACCGTCGAGCTCGCCTTCTACGCCCTGATCGTGGCGTTCCTGGTCGGCATCCCGCTCGGGATGCTCGCCGCCTACCACCGCGACCGCACGCCCGACGCGGTCCTGCGCATCTTCGCGATCCTCTGCTACGCCACCCCCGTCTTCTTCGCGGGCCTGCTGCTCAAGCTCGTCTTCTCGGTCTGGCTGAAGTGGTTCCCCGTCGCCGGCCGCGCGACGACGAACACCGAGCTCTCGCTGCAGTTCCTCGAGAACAAGACCGGCATCTACCTGATCGACGCGATCCAGACCGGCGACCCGGCCGCCGTGGCCGACGTGCTCTCGCACGCGGTGCTGCCGGCGGTCGCGCTCGGCCTGCTGACCGCGGGCATCTTCCTCCGCCTCGTGCGCACCAACGTGATCGGCACGCTCGGCACCGACTACGTCGACGCCGCCCGCTCGCGCGGAGTGAGCGAGTTCCGCCTGGTCCGCACGCACGCCTACCGGCCCGCCCTCATCCCGATCATCACCGTCATCGGCCTGCAGATCGCCCTGCTGCTCGGCGGCGCGGTGCTGACCGAGACGACCTTCGAGTGGAAGGGCCTCGGCTTCCAGCTGGCCGAGTACCTCCAGGCGCGCGACTTCGTCGCCGTGCAGGGCATCGTCGCCCTGCTGGCCGTGATCGTGGCGCTGACCAACTTCATCGTCGACGTCATCGCGGCGCTCATCGACCCGCGAGTGAGGTACTGA
- a CDS encoding ABC transporter substrate-binding protein, giving the protein MTSGFTRGKRALGTAAGFAAVALVLAGCSAGGGDSTGGAAGGTLTIGTTDKITTLDPAGSYDNGSFAVMNQVFPFLMNTPYGSPDVEPDIAESAEFTAPTEYTVTLKEGLKWANGHDLTSSDVKFSFDRQVAIAAENGPSSLLANLDSVAAPDDTTVVFTLKSENDQTFPQILSSPAGPIVDEEVFSADELTTDEDIVAGDAFAGQYTIANYDVNNLIQYKAYADYQGVLGEAKTGTVNVKYYADSSNLKLDIQEGNIDVAYRSLSATDVEDLRGNDAVKVVDGPGGEIRYIVFNFDTQPFGATTGEADAAKALAVRQAAADLIDRDEIADQVYKGTYTPLYSYVPQGLTGATESLKGLYGDGQGGADADKAAATLQAAGVTTPVTLNLQYSNDHYGPSSGDEYALIKDQLESTGLFTVNLQTTEWVQYSKDRSSDVYPAYQLGWFPDYSDADNYLSPFFIKENFLANHFDDADVQSLIAQQVSTTDTAERTALIEQIQDQVAAELSTLPYLQGSQVAIVGSTVSGAEDTLDASFKFRYAALSKG; this is encoded by the coding sequence ATGACATCCGGATTCACTCGCGGCAAGCGAGCACTCGGCACGGCAGCAGGCTTCGCCGCGGTCGCGCTCGTGCTGGCGGGCTGCTCCGCCGGCGGCGGGGACTCGACCGGCGGCGCCGCCGGCGGCACGCTCACCATCGGCACCACCGACAAGATCACCACGCTCGACCCCGCGGGTTCGTACGACAACGGCTCCTTCGCCGTGATGAACCAGGTGTTCCCGTTCCTGATGAACACCCCCTACGGCAGCCCGGACGTCGAGCCCGACATCGCCGAGTCGGCCGAGTTCACCGCGCCGACCGAGTACACGGTGACGCTCAAGGAGGGACTGAAGTGGGCCAACGGCCACGACCTGACCTCCTCCGACGTCAAGTTCTCCTTCGACCGCCAGGTCGCGATCGCGGCCGAGAACGGCCCCTCATCGCTCCTCGCGAACCTCGACAGCGTCGCGGCTCCCGATGACACCACCGTCGTCTTCACGCTGAAGTCGGAGAACGACCAGACCTTCCCGCAGATCCTCTCGAGCCCCGCGGGCCCGATCGTGGACGAGGAGGTCTTCTCGGCCGACGAGCTGACCACCGACGAGGACATCGTCGCGGGGGATGCCTTCGCCGGTCAGTACACGATCGCCAACTACGACGTGAACAACCTCATCCAGTACAAGGCATATGCCGACTACCAGGGCGTGCTCGGCGAGGCGAAGACGGGCACCGTCAACGTCAAGTACTACGCCGACAGCTCGAACCTGAAGCTGGACATCCAGGAGGGCAACATCGACGTCGCGTACCGGAGCCTCTCCGCGACCGACGTCGAGGACCTCCGCGGGAACGACGCCGTCAAGGTCGTCGACGGTCCCGGCGGCGAGATCCGCTACATCGTCTTCAACTTCGACACCCAGCCGTTCGGCGCGACCACCGGTGAGGCCGACGCGGCCAAGGCGCTGGCCGTCCGCCAGGCCGCGGCCGACCTGATCGACCGCGACGAGATCGCCGACCAGGTCTACAAGGGCACCTACACCCCGCTGTACTCCTACGTCCCGCAGGGCCTGACCGGCGCGACCGAGTCCCTCAAGGGCCTCTACGGCGACGGCCAGGGCGGTGCCGACGCGGACAAGGCGGCGGCGACGCTCCAGGCCGCGGGCGTGACCACCCCGGTCACCCTCAACCTGCAGTACTCGAACGACCACTACGGTCCGTCCTCGGGCGACGAGTACGCGCTGATCAAGGACCAGCTCGAGTCGACCGGCCTGTTCACCGTGAACCTGCAGACCACCGAGTGGGTGCAGTACTCGAAGGACCGCTCGAGCGACGTCTACCCGGCGTACCAGCTCGGCTGGTTCCCGGACTACTCCGACGCCGACAACTACCTGTCGCCGTTCTTCATCAAGGAGAACTTCCTCGCGAACCACTTCGACGACGCCGACGTGCAGAGCCTGATCGCTCAGCAGGTCTCGACGACCGACACGGCCGAGCGCACCGCACTGATCGAGCAGATCCAGGACCAGGTCGCGGCGGAGCTGTCGACCCTGCCCTACCTGCAGGGCTCGCAGGTCGCGATCGTCGGCAGCACCGTGAGCGGAGCCGAGGACACCCTCGACGCCTCGTTCAAGTTCCGCTACGCGGCGCTCAGCAAGGGCTGA
- the dnaG gene encoding DNA primase: MPRIRQTDVEEVKARVNIADVVGEYVTLKSAGVGSLKGLCPFHDERSPSFHVRPQAGFYHCFGCQESGDVYSFVMKMDHTSFSETVERLAGRIGFPLQYEEGGGQAPETGGRARLIAANNAAEEFFREQLATPGADVGRRFLGERGFDRAAADRFGVGFAPDGWDGLTTALKRRGFSEEELTTAGLVSSSNRGGVYDRFRGRLVWPIRDVTGQTVGFGARRLLEEDKGPKYLNTPESPVYHKSQVLYGLDLAKRDISRGHRVVVVEGYTDVMACHLAGVTTAVATCGTSFGVDHIKVLRRVLGDDSGVGEVVFTFDPDAAGQKAAMRAFQEEHRFAAQTFVAVAPEGLDPCDLRLNRGDDAVRRLIDDKKPMFEFVIRQLLARYDLDTVEGRIAALRAAAPVVAEIRDPALRPGYSRELARMLGLDMSEVNSAVRSAGSRARNAPGGRDERPQEEAQEAPVGARLADLPVDVVTRIEREALMAMLQLPQAMGEPLLARAAHAAVTNETLRVVRDAVVANLERAQDRDWVEHVAADVPGPFASLVRQLAVAPIPAADEAGLARYSKDVAISLIERDLLREIAELRGALQRASSDPVLSRAVQVRLVELEREKRALRTE, encoded by the coding sequence ATGCCTCGGATTCGACAGACGGATGTCGAGGAGGTCAAGGCCAGGGTCAACATCGCGGACGTCGTCGGCGAGTACGTGACACTCAAGTCGGCCGGCGTCGGCTCGCTGAAGGGGCTCTGCCCGTTCCACGACGAGCGCAGCCCGAGCTTCCACGTGCGCCCCCAGGCGGGCTTCTACCACTGCTTCGGCTGCCAGGAATCGGGCGACGTCTACAGCTTCGTGATGAAGATGGACCACACCTCCTTCAGCGAGACCGTCGAGCGCCTCGCCGGCCGCATCGGCTTCCCCCTCCAGTACGAGGAGGGCGGCGGCCAGGCCCCCGAGACCGGCGGTCGCGCCCGCCTCATCGCCGCCAACAACGCCGCGGAGGAGTTCTTCCGCGAGCAGCTCGCGACCCCCGGCGCCGACGTCGGGCGCCGCTTCCTCGGCGAGCGCGGCTTCGACCGCGCCGCCGCCGATCGCTTCGGCGTCGGCTTCGCCCCCGACGGCTGGGACGGTCTGACCACCGCGCTCAAGCGCCGCGGCTTCTCCGAGGAGGAGCTCACCACCGCCGGCCTCGTCAGCAGCAGCAACCGCGGCGGCGTCTACGATCGCTTCCGCGGCCGCCTGGTCTGGCCGATCCGCGACGTCACCGGCCAGACGGTCGGCTTCGGCGCCCGCCGCCTCCTCGAGGAGGACAAGGGCCCGAAGTACCTGAACACCCCCGAGTCGCCCGTCTACCACAAGTCGCAGGTGCTCTACGGGCTCGACCTGGCCAAGCGCGACATCTCCCGCGGCCACCGCGTCGTCGTCGTCGAGGGCTACACGGACGTCATGGCCTGCCACCTCGCCGGCGTCACCACGGCGGTCGCCACCTGCGGCACCTCCTTCGGCGTCGACCACATCAAGGTCCTGCGCCGGGTGCTCGGCGACGACAGCGGGGTCGGCGAGGTCGTCTTCACCTTCGACCCCGACGCGGCGGGTCAGAAGGCCGCCATGCGCGCGTTCCAGGAGGAGCACCGCTTCGCCGCGCAGACCTTCGTCGCCGTCGCGCCCGAGGGTCTCGACCCGTGCGATCTGCGCCTCAACCGCGGCGACGACGCCGTCCGCCGGCTGATCGACGACAAGAAGCCGATGTTCGAGTTCGTCATCCGCCAGCTGCTCGCCCGCTACGACCTCGACACGGTCGAGGGCCGGATCGCCGCCCTGCGCGCCGCGGCCCCCGTCGTCGCCGAGATCCGCGACCCCGCCCTCCGCCCCGGCTACTCCCGCGAGCTCGCCCGGATGCTCGGTCTGGACATGTCCGAGGTCAACTCGGCCGTCCGCTCCGCGGGCTCCCGCGCGCGCAACGCCCCGGGTGGCCGGGACGAGCGCCCGCAGGAGGAGGCCCAGGAGGCACCCGTCGGCGCCCGGCTCGCCGACCTGCCCGTCGACGTCGTCACCCGCATCGAGCGCGAGGCCCTGATGGCGATGCTGCAGCTGCCCCAGGCGATGGGGGAGCCGCTGCTCGCCCGCGCCGCGCACGCCGCCGTCACCAACGAGACGCTCCGCGTCGTCCGTGATGCCGTCGTCGCCAACCTCGAGCGCGCGCAGGACCGCGACTGGGTCGAGCACGTGGCCGCGGACGTGCCCGGGCCGTTCGCCTCGCTCGTCCGCCAGCTCGCGGTCGCGCCGATCCCCGCCGCCGACGAGGCCGGCCTCGCCCGCTACTCCAAGGACGTCGCGATCTCGCTGATCGAGCGCGACCTCCTCCGCGAGATCGCCGAGCTGCGCGGGGCGCTCCAGCGCGCCTCGTCGGACCCGGTGCTCTCCCGGGCCGTGCAGGTCCGGCTGGTCGAGCTGGAGCGCGAGAAGCGGGCTCTGCGCACCGAGTGA
- a CDS encoding deoxyguanosinetriphosphate triphosphohydrolase, protein MDDRALWGYSLVDVERFLPEDHSTRRSDFARDRARLFHSSSLRRLAAKTQVLSPTAGVDFARNRLTHSLEVAQIGRELATSLDLDPDVVDTACLAHDIGHPPFGHNGERALNTWAESIGGFEGNAQTFRLLTRLEAKVFGDDDRPYGLNLTRSSLDASCKYPWPDTRSVADPSGRAKYGFYADDEPAFTWMREGAPEGVRCIEAEVMDLSDDIAYSVHDFEDAVFSGYIDVEALGSRVDHDDLVESMHSWVGGEIGHDELVAAFDRLDSLDVWVDSWDGSRRDQARLKNLTSQLIGRFAASATEATRDAYSHPDLVRFGGHVVVPREQQAEIAVLKGIVATFVMSRNTRQPIYAQQREVLTRLADTLLERGAGALDAGFAEDWNAAGTDDARRRVVVDQVANLTDQSALSWFERLCH, encoded by the coding sequence GTGGATGATCGCGCGCTCTGGGGGTACTCGCTCGTCGACGTCGAGCGGTTCCTGCCGGAGGACCACAGCACCCGCCGCTCCGATTTCGCCCGCGACCGCGCCCGGCTCTTCCACTCCAGCTCGCTGCGCAGACTCGCCGCGAAGACGCAGGTGCTCAGCCCGACCGCCGGAGTCGACTTCGCCCGCAACCGGCTCACCCACTCGCTCGAGGTCGCCCAGATCGGCCGCGAGCTCGCGACCAGCCTCGACCTCGACCCCGACGTCGTCGACACCGCGTGCCTCGCGCACGACATCGGCCACCCGCCCTTCGGTCACAACGGCGAGCGCGCCCTCAACACCTGGGCCGAGTCGATCGGCGGCTTCGAGGGCAACGCGCAGACCTTCCGGCTGCTCACCCGCCTCGAGGCGAAGGTCTTCGGCGACGACGACCGCCCCTACGGGCTGAACCTCACGCGCTCGAGTCTCGACGCGAGCTGCAAGTACCCGTGGCCCGACACCCGCTCCGTCGCCGACCCCTCCGGCCGCGCCAAGTACGGCTTCTACGCCGACGACGAACCCGCCTTCACCTGGATGCGCGAGGGCGCACCCGAGGGCGTCCGCTGCATCGAGGCCGAGGTGATGGACCTCTCCGACGACATCGCCTACTCGGTGCACGACTTCGAGGACGCCGTCTTCTCCGGCTACATCGACGTCGAGGCGCTCGGCTCCCGCGTCGACCACGACGACCTCGTCGAGTCGATGCACTCCTGGGTCGGCGGCGAGATCGGCCACGACGAGCTCGTCGCCGCCTTCGACCGGCTCGACTCCCTCGACGTCTGGGTCGACTCCTGGGACGGCTCCCGCCGCGACCAGGCGCGCCTCAAGAACCTCACCAGCCAGCTCATCGGCCGCTTCGCCGCCTCCGCCACCGAGGCCACCCGCGACGCCTACTCGCACCCCGACCTCGTCCGCTTCGGCGGCCACGTCGTCGTCCCCCGCGAGCAGCAGGCCGAGATCGCCGTCCTCAAGGGCATCGTCGCCACCTTCGTGATGTCCCGCAACACCCGCCAGCCCATCTACGCCCAGCAGCGCGAGGTCCTCACCCGCCTCGCCGACACCCTCCTCGAGCGCGGTGCCGGCGCCCTCGACGCCGGCTTCGCCGAGGACTGGAACGCCGCCGGCACCGACGACGCCCGCCGCCGCGTCGTCGTCGACCAGGTCGCCAACCTCACCGACCAGAGCGCCCTGAGCTGGTTCGAACGGCTGTGCCACTGA